Below is a window of Actinomycetes bacterium DNA.
CGCGAATCCTGGTTTTGCACGGAGCCGAGCCTACCAGCGGTAGAGCTTCTCGGATCGGACGCGCTCGGCGAGCAGCCGCACGACCGGGTAGACGAACGGGGTCAGCAGCAGGTTGCAGAGGGCCACGAGCGGGCCCGAGCGGGCAACGAACGACCAGGACGACAGGTCGAGCACGCGCAGCACCAGCCCGGTGCTCCACACCGACACGAGGCTGGCCACACCGGCCAGGGCGAGGTGGACCCAGGCGCTCGGGCTGACCACGTAGACCCGCACCAGCCCCACGGCGTAGCCGACGCTGGTGTAGACGAGCGCGGAGACGCCGACCGGCGGCGCGAACAGCAGGTCGGCGACGAGCCCGGCCCAGAAGCCGAACAGCGCGCCCGAGGTCGGCCCGGAGGCCATGGCCACCGCCACGACCGCCACGACGAGCAGGTCGGGCCGCACCCCGCCGAGGCGGAAGCCGGCCAGCACGGTGGACTCGAGCAGCACGGCAGCCGCGATCACGGCGGCGAGGGCGAGGACCCGGCGCACCGCTCAGCGCCCGATCCCGGTCCGCACCGCGCGCGGGCCCTTGGGCGGCGCCGTGCCCGGGCCCTTGGGCGGCGCCGGCACCGGCGGCTTGGCCACCACCACGGCGACGACGTCGAGGGCAGCCACGTCGGCGTAGGGCCGCACGGCGACGCTCTGGACGAGCCCGCCCGAGGCCGGGCCGACCCG
It encodes the following:
- the mreD gene encoding rod shape-determining protein MreD; this translates as MRRVLALAAVIAAAVLLESTVLAGFRLGGVRPDLLVVAVVAVAMASGPTSGALFGFWAGLVADLLFAPPVGVSALVYTSVGYAVGLVRVYVVSPSAWVHLALAGVASLVSVWSTGLVLRVLDLSSWSFVARSGPLVALCNLLLTPFVYPVVRLLAERVRSEKLYRW